One Antiquaquibacter oligotrophicus genomic region harbors:
- the nudC gene encoding NAD(+) diphosphatase codes for MSQSFLRNLPLARFEVDRDHAARERELLWDELWSDPSTRILPIFQGTGLLDEHGGLALLPIDAVPPWETRVYLGRSLSLTSPEPVGTPVVAVELTDARHLAEWDWANLRQMGTALSDRDAGLLTEAIAILNWHDSHRFSPRTGEATVPEKGGWVRRDPITGLEVFPRTDPAVIGGVTDAADRLLLGSNALWESNRYSLLAGFVEPGESFEAAVLREIHEESGLRVTDPVYLGSQPWPFPASVMVGFTARVEEDFAGEATPDGTEILDLRWFTRDELAGALDEIRLPGRTSIARAIIEEWFGGAIDDGRA; via the coding sequence ATGTCGCAGAGTTTCCTCCGGAATCTGCCGCTCGCGCGGTTCGAGGTCGACCGCGATCACGCCGCCCGCGAGCGCGAGTTGTTGTGGGACGAGCTGTGGAGTGACCCGAGCACACGCATCCTGCCGATCTTCCAGGGCACCGGTCTGCTCGACGAGCACGGCGGACTCGCGCTCCTGCCGATCGATGCCGTGCCGCCGTGGGAGACACGCGTCTACCTCGGTCGCTCCCTGTCCCTCACGAGCCCCGAACCGGTCGGAACACCCGTCGTGGCCGTCGAGCTCACCGATGCGCGACATCTCGCGGAATGGGACTGGGCGAACCTTCGGCAGATGGGGACCGCCCTGAGCGACCGGGATGCGGGCCTCCTCACCGAGGCGATCGCCATCCTCAACTGGCACGACTCTCACCGTTTCTCCCCACGCACGGGTGAGGCCACCGTTCCCGAGAAGGGCGGGTGGGTGCGGCGCGACCCCATCACGGGGCTCGAGGTGTTTCCGCGGACCGACCCCGCGGTCATCGGCGGGGTGACGGATGCCGCCGACCGCTTGCTCCTCGGATCCAACGCGCTCTGGGAGTCCAATCGCTACAGTCTGCTCGCCGGGTTCGTCGAGCCCGGGGAGTCCTTCGAGGCCGCGGTCCTCCGGGAGATCCACGAGGAGTCTGGCCTGCGGGTTACCGATCCGGTGTATCTCGGCAGTCAGCCCTGGCCGTTCCCTGCCTCGGTCATGGTGGGCTTCACCGCTCGCGTCGAGGAGGACTTCGCCGGCGAGGCGACACCCGACGGCACGGAGATCCTCGACCTGCGCTGGTTCACTCGCGACGAACTCGCGGGTGCGCTCGACGAGATCCGCCTGCCGGGGCGCACGTCGATCGCGCGGGCGATCATCGAGGAGTGGTTCGGCGGCGCGATCGATGACGGGCGCGCGTGA
- a CDS encoding zinc-dependent metalloprotease — protein MPENQRDDDGSERPEDEFRDMLREFLSGNGEIDPAQLAGAAGLPNDPEVIAQLISQLQNALQSSGDDVNWGLALEQAKTLAARSSVPSLPQERSQLEQAMHVASLWLDEATAIGELTSEPRLMSRQEWVAATMPVWTQLAEPVASSIANSLTEVLRENAPEDMDDMLAGASQVMRNVGGTLFAMQLGQVVGQLSSEAVSGGDIGIPLLEGAEAAVVPQNMVAFGAGLDIPLDQVELYLSVRELAHARLFRHARWLRLQLLTSITEFARGIHIDTEPLERLAADFDPSNPEELRQAMSSGALIPPKTEEQLAALARLETMLALIEGWVDVVTAEATKRLPSSGAIAETVRRRRASGGPAESAFATLVGLELRPRRLREAAAMWQAVTDAVGVEARDALWSHPDLVPVASDIDDPAALIARITAGPPEPDEFDKALEDLLDDEGGDRPVE, from the coding sequence ATGCCTGAGAATCAGCGGGACGACGACGGTTCGGAGCGTCCCGAGGACGAGTTCCGAGACATGCTGCGCGAGTTTCTCTCGGGCAACGGGGAGATCGACCCGGCGCAGCTCGCCGGAGCCGCTGGCCTTCCCAACGACCCAGAGGTGATCGCCCAGCTCATCTCCCAGCTGCAGAACGCCCTGCAGTCCTCCGGTGACGACGTCAACTGGGGCCTCGCGCTCGAGCAGGCGAAGACCCTTGCCGCGAGGTCGAGTGTGCCATCGCTGCCGCAGGAGCGGTCGCAACTCGAGCAGGCCATGCACGTGGCATCTCTGTGGCTCGACGAGGCCACCGCGATCGGCGAATTGACGTCCGAGCCGCGACTCATGAGCCGGCAGGAGTGGGTGGCGGCGACGATGCCCGTGTGGACTCAACTCGCGGAGCCGGTGGCATCCTCGATCGCGAACTCGCTCACCGAGGTGCTGCGCGAGAACGCGCCGGAAGACATGGACGACATGCTCGCCGGAGCCAGCCAGGTGATGCGCAATGTCGGCGGCACCCTCTTCGCCATGCAGCTCGGGCAGGTTGTCGGGCAGCTGTCGAGCGAGGCCGTTTCCGGCGGCGACATCGGCATCCCGCTCCTTGAGGGAGCGGAGGCGGCGGTCGTTCCGCAGAACATGGTCGCGTTCGGCGCCGGCCTCGACATCCCGCTCGACCAGGTCGAGCTCTACCTCTCGGTTCGCGAGCTCGCCCATGCTCGACTGTTCCGTCATGCGCGCTGGTTGCGGCTTCAACTCCTCACCTCGATCACCGAGTTCGCGCGCGGCATCCACATCGACACCGAGCCCCTCGAGCGTCTCGCGGCCGACTTCGACCCCTCGAACCCCGAGGAGCTGCGTCAGGCGATGTCCAGCGGCGCTCTCATCCCGCCGAAGACGGAGGAGCAGCTCGCCGCGCTCGCTCGACTGGAAACGATGCTCGCCCTCATCGAGGGCTGGGTCGATGTTGTGACCGCAGAAGCGACGAAGCGTTTGCCGTCGAGCGGCGCGATCGCCGAAACGGTGCGTCGTCGTCGCGCGTCGGGTGGGCCGGCCGAGTCGGCGTTCGCCACGCTGGTCGGCCTTGAGTTGCGCCCGCGCCGCCTGCGCGAGGCGGCAGCCATGTGGCAGGCGGTGACGGATGCCGTGGGTGTCGAGGCACGCGACGCGCTCTGGTCGCACCCCGACCTGGTGCCCGTCGCCTCCGATATTGACGACCCGGCCGCGCTCATCGCGAGGATCACGGCGGGCCCGCCGGAGCCCGACGAGTTCGACAAGGCTCTCGAGGATCTGCTGGACGACGAGGGCGGCGACCGACCGGTCGAGTAG
- a CDS encoding ATP-dependent helicase, with amino-acid sequence MSTAADLLASLDDQQRAAAEALLGPVCILAGAGTGKTRAVTHRIAYGVASGVYPPGRVMALTFTARAAGELRVRLRGLGVEGVAARTFHASALSQLNYFWPQVIGGTMPRLLDSKARLLAHAADELRLRLDTATLRDVAAEIEWRKTSRLTIDEYAARERPALASLSADRVVDLQTAYERVKDDRRQLDFEDVLLAAAGMIESEPRVAQQVREQYRFFIVDEYQDVSPLQHDLLRLWLGPRTDVCVVGDVSQTIYTFAGASPDYLLGFATEFSEASVLRLEHNYRSTPEVVGAANRLMKGEPGALHLVAAASPGPEPTITAYETDQAEARGIAAAIRGQLDAGADASDIAVLFRINAQSQALEAALDAAGVPYQVRGATRFFEQREVVEAIMLLRGATLGATDAPLERSVSDVLSSLGWTPTPPEAAGAVRSRWESLDALLGLAREAPPGTSLRAFVDDLTERQAAQHEPTLSAVTLTTIHSAKGLEWGSVYLVGLAEGLLPLSYAKDDRAIAEEKRLLYVGITRARERLAMSWAAGSTGLRSARRMSRFLDRLE; translated from the coding sequence GTGAGCACGGCGGCTGACCTTCTCGCATCGCTCGACGACCAGCAACGCGCTGCGGCGGAGGCACTGCTCGGGCCGGTCTGCATCCTCGCCGGAGCCGGCACCGGCAAGACGCGGGCGGTCACCCACCGCATCGCCTATGGCGTGGCTAGCGGTGTCTACCCCCCGGGGCGAGTGATGGCACTCACGTTCACGGCTCGGGCTGCCGGCGAGCTGCGCGTGCGTCTGCGTGGCCTCGGGGTCGAAGGTGTCGCGGCTCGCACCTTCCACGCCTCGGCACTCTCGCAGCTCAACTACTTCTGGCCGCAGGTCATCGGCGGAACCATGCCGAGACTCCTCGACAGCAAGGCCCGGCTTCTCGCTCACGCGGCCGACGAACTCCGATTGCGGCTGGACACGGCGACACTGCGTGATGTGGCCGCCGAGATCGAGTGGCGCAAAACATCGCGACTCACCATCGACGAGTACGCCGCTCGCGAGCGACCAGCACTGGCGTCGCTCAGTGCCGACCGTGTTGTGGACCTGCAGACCGCCTACGAGCGGGTGAAAGACGACCGACGTCAGCTCGATTTCGAGGACGTTCTCCTCGCCGCTGCAGGAATGATCGAATCCGAACCGCGGGTCGCCCAACAGGTTCGCGAGCAGTACCGATTCTTCATCGTCGATGAATACCAGGATGTCTCGCCGCTCCAGCACGACCTGCTGCGGCTCTGGCTCGGCCCGCGCACCGACGTGTGTGTTGTTGGCGATGTCAGCCAGACGATCTACACGTTCGCTGGGGCGAGCCCCGATTACCTTCTCGGGTTCGCGACCGAGTTCTCCGAGGCATCCGTGCTCCGACTCGAGCACAACTACCGCTCGACGCCCGAAGTCGTGGGCGCCGCGAATCGCCTCATGAAGGGGGAGCCGGGCGCCCTCCATCTTGTTGCGGCGGCGTCGCCCGGGCCCGAACCCACGATCACCGCCTACGAGACCGACCAGGCGGAGGCTCGAGGGATTGCCGCGGCAATACGGGGCCAGCTCGACGCGGGGGCCGATGCATCCGATATCGCGGTGCTCTTCAGGATCAACGCCCAATCGCAGGCGCTCGAGGCGGCCCTCGACGCCGCGGGAGTGCCCTATCAGGTGCGCGGGGCGACGAGGTTCTTCGAGCAACGTGAGGTCGTCGAGGCGATCATGCTTCTGCGCGGCGCCACGCTCGGAGCAACGGATGCCCCGCTCGAGCGATCGGTGAGTGACGTGCTCAGTTCCCTCGGGTGGACGCCGACGCCGCCGGAGGCCGCCGGAGCCGTGCGATCGCGCTGGGAGTCGCTCGATGCGCTCCTCGGGCTCGCACGCGAGGCACCACCCGGAACGAGCCTGCGTGCGTTCGTGGATGATCTCACCGAGCGTCAGGCCGCGCAGCACGAGCCGACCCTCTCCGCGGTGACGCTCACGACCATCCACTCGGCGAAGGGCCTCGAGTGGGGATCGGTGTATCTCGTCGGCCTCGCCGAGGGCCTCCTGCCGCTGAGCTATGCCAAAGACGATCGAGCCATCGCGGAAGAGAAGCGCCTGCTCTATGTCGGGATCACACGTGCGCGTGAGCGTCTCGCGATGTCCTGGGCTGCTGGGTCGACGGGGTTGCGGTCGGCTCGTCGAATGAGCCGATTTCTCGACCGGTTGGAGTAG
- a CDS encoding UPF0182 family membrane protein has product MSSTSSTPARSTSRTRVTLTITAVVIAVIVIAFFVISGLYTDVLWYDQLGYLPVLTTQWIAAGVMFLIGFFAMAIPVWLSIEIAFRARPVYAKLNSQLDRYQQVIEPLRRVAMFGIPAVIGIFAGVSTATRWPLVLQWLNKTPFGETDPQFGLDISFYFYDLPLWHGVVGFASAVVLLAGIAALATSYLYGAIRFSGREVRISRMARVQLAITAALYLLLQAVSLWLDQYTTLYGGSQGFLATGAGYTEANATIPGRAILAGIAALVAVLFIVTAIIGRWRLPIIGTALLLVSGLIVGSVYPWIVQRFQVEPNARVLESEYINRSIEATRAAYGVDGIEEVPYSAETDAEPGALREDAETTANIRILDPAIAPLAFAQLEQFKQYYQFGRHLDVDRYEIDGKSQDTVIAVRELNQSGLGDSQNWYNNTVVYTHGYGVVAAYGNQRAADGEPVFLESGIPSTGALGEFEPRVYFGEGSPEYSIVGAPEGAPELELDYPSGGEDSDLATTTTFSGEGGPALDNLFKQLIYAIKFQSEEIVLSDAVNEESQILYDRSPKERVAKVAPYLTLDSDTYPAIVDGRIVWIVDAYTTGSSYPYSQVESLSEAIADTYTPDPGFAVDQINYIRNSVKATVDAYDGSVTLYAWDDEDPVLSTWSKIFPSTIKPMSEMSDELLDHVRYPSDLFKMQRAILGSYHVTDAGSFFSSDDQWITPDDPVGGATAALQPPYYLTMQVPGTDEPAFTLYSTFIPRGAGDSTRNVLTGYLAVNADAGDDYGKLTLLTLPKQSTVPGPGQVQNNFTTDTAVANQLALLERGQTEVRRGNLLTLPVGGGLLYVQPVYVQSTSGTIYPLLRKVLVSFGDQIAFEDTLDGALDTLFGGDSGASAGDGDVPVEETPTEPTTPADPDAPEQPSTPSTGSAALQQALSDYQEALADRQAAYAANDLVAAAEADARMQDAIERAIAASE; this is encoded by the coding sequence GTGTCAAGCACTTCTTCGACCCCCGCACGTTCGACCAGTCGCACGAGGGTGACGCTCACGATCACGGCAGTTGTCATCGCCGTCATCGTGATCGCCTTCTTCGTGATCTCCGGTCTCTACACCGATGTGCTGTGGTACGACCAGCTCGGCTACCTGCCGGTGCTGACCACGCAGTGGATCGCCGCCGGCGTCATGTTCTTGATCGGGTTCTTCGCGATGGCGATCCCCGTGTGGTTGAGCATCGAGATCGCGTTCCGCGCTCGGCCGGTGTACGCCAAGTTGAACTCGCAACTGGACCGCTATCAGCAGGTGATCGAGCCGCTTCGTCGTGTGGCGATGTTCGGCATCCCCGCGGTCATCGGAATCTTCGCCGGTGTCTCGACCGCAACACGATGGCCCCTCGTACTGCAGTGGCTCAACAAGACGCCGTTTGGTGAGACCGATCCCCAGTTCGGTCTGGATATCTCCTTCTACTTCTACGACCTGCCGTTGTGGCACGGTGTCGTCGGCTTCGCGTCGGCTGTGGTGCTTCTCGCGGGTATCGCGGCCCTGGCCACGAGCTACCTCTACGGTGCCATCCGATTCAGCGGTCGAGAGGTGCGCATCTCGCGTATGGCGCGCGTGCAGCTCGCGATCACGGCGGCCCTCTACCTGCTCCTTCAGGCCGTGAGCCTCTGGCTCGACCAGTACACAACCCTCTACGGCGGCAGCCAAGGCTTCCTCGCTACGGGGGCCGGTTACACCGAGGCGAACGCGACCATCCCCGGTCGCGCCATCCTCGCGGGTATCGCAGCTCTCGTCGCCGTGCTCTTCATCGTTACCGCGATCATCGGCCGCTGGCGCCTGCCCATCATCGGCACGGCCCTGCTTCTCGTGAGTGGGCTCATCGTCGGGAGCGTCTACCCCTGGATCGTGCAGCGCTTCCAGGTGGAGCCGAACGCTCGTGTGCTCGAGTCCGAATACATCAACAGATCGATCGAAGCGACGAGAGCTGCCTACGGCGTCGACGGCATCGAAGAGGTGCCCTACAGTGCGGAGACGGATGCCGAGCCAGGCGCACTCCGTGAGGACGCCGAGACGACGGCCAACATCCGCATCCTTGACCCCGCGATCGCGCCTCTCGCGTTCGCGCAGCTCGAGCAGTTCAAGCAGTACTACCAGTTCGGTCGTCACCTCGATGTGGACCGCTACGAGATCGATGGCAAGTCGCAGGACACCGTGATCGCAGTACGTGAGCTCAACCAGTCCGGGCTCGGGGATTCGCAAAACTGGTACAACAACACGGTCGTCTACACGCACGGTTACGGTGTGGTTGCCGCCTACGGCAACCAGCGCGCGGCCGACGGTGAGCCGGTGTTCCTCGAGTCGGGCATCCCGAGCACGGGTGCGCTCGGTGAGTTCGAGCCTCGCGTCTACTTCGGTGAGGGTTCGCCCGAGTACTCGATCGTCGGTGCTCCCGAGGGTGCCCCCGAACTCGAACTCGACTACCCGTCGGGTGGCGAGGACAGCGATCTGGCTACAACCACGACCTTCAGCGGCGAGGGCGGTCCTGCGCTCGACAACCTGTTCAAGCAGCTCATCTACGCGATCAAGTTCCAGTCCGAGGAGATCGTGCTCTCGGATGCCGTCAACGAGGAATCGCAGATCCTCTACGACCGCAGCCCGAAGGAGCGTGTGGCGAAGGTCGCTCCGTACCTGACGCTCGACAGCGACACCTATCCCGCGATCGTCGACGGACGGATCGTGTGGATCGTCGACGCGTACACAACGGGATCGAGTTACCCGTACTCGCAGGTCGAGTCGCTTTCGGAGGCGATTGCCGACACGTACACGCCAGACCCGGGCTTCGCGGTGGATCAGATCAACTACATCCGCAACTCGGTGAAGGCGACCGTCGACGCGTACGACGGTTCGGTGACCCTGTACGCGTGGGACGACGAGGACCCGGTGCTCAGCACGTGGTCCAAGATCTTCCCGTCGACGATCAAGCCCATGAGCGAGATGAGCGATGAGCTTCTCGACCACGTGCGCTACCCGAGCGACCTGTTCAAGATGCAGCGGGCCATCCTCGGGTCGTACCACGTGACGGATGCCGGTTCGTTCTTCTCGAGCGACGACCAGTGGATCACCCCCGACGACCCGGTGGGTGGTGCGACGGCTGCGCTGCAGCCCCCGTACTACTTGACGATGCAGGTTCCGGGAACGGATGAGCCGGCCTTCACGCTGTACTCGACGTTCATCCCCCGCGGCGCCGGCGACTCCACACGCAACGTTCTCACCGGCTATCTGGCGGTGAATGCGGACGCGGGTGACGACTACGGCAAACTCACCCTGCTGACGCTGCCGAAACAGTCGACCGTGCCGGGCCCCGGTCAGGTGCAGAACAACTTCACCACCGATACGGCCGTCGCCAACCAGTTGGCTCTGCTCGAACGAGGGCAAACCGAGGTTCGCCGAGGCAACCTGTTGACCCTTCCGGTCGGTGGCGGTCTGCTCTACGTGCAACCGGTGTACGTGCAGTCGACGAGTGGAACGATCTACCCGCTGCTGCGTAAGGTGCTCGTCTCGTTCGGTGACCAGATCGCCTTCGAGGACACCCTCGATGGAGCTCTCGACACCCTCTTCGGCGGAGACTCTGGAGCGTCGGCCGGTGACGGTGATGTGCCCGTGGAGGAGACCCCGACGGAGCCGACGACGCCGGCCGATCCGGATGCCCCGGAGCAGCCGTCGACGCCGAGCACCGGTAGCGCGGCCCTGCAGCAGGCGCTCTCCGACTACCAGGAGGCTCTCGCCGACCGTCAGGCCGCGTACGCCGCCAACGACCTGGTGGCAGCGGCCGAGGCCGACGCCCGCATGCAGGACGCCATCGAGCGAGCCATCGCGGCTTCCGAGTAG
- a CDS encoding phosphotransferase: protein MARSHLTLAALAASAVPDLDAVAAAPFGSGSGDVESAIITARDGSHWLVKVPTTPHAEAEQSADLVALRALSQGVRARLPFAVAQFAGQVPVSGTRAVVYSFVYGAKVPLASWDATLAASVGAAIGSIHALPSSVVSDAGLPSMTAAECQRACVSIADRAAATGLLPAALVGRWERGLEDARLWQFQPSVIHGSLASESILSAGGTVTGILGWHDLRVGDPAKDLQFVLGTRSESLVESALGAYQRARGAHDRELLQRARLYSELELAQWLLHGTEIHSTEIVDDAVELLTGLADSLRTDVVNPLGAQTMPTMAVDEVEALLERTRRAV, encoded by the coding sequence ATGGCGAGGTCCCATCTCACTCTAGCTGCGCTGGCAGCATCGGCCGTGCCCGACCTGGATGCCGTTGCGGCCGCCCCGTTCGGTTCGGGCAGCGGCGACGTGGAGAGCGCGATCATCACCGCGCGCGACGGCAGCCACTGGTTGGTGAAAGTGCCAACGACCCCGCACGCCGAGGCGGAGCAGTCGGCCGATCTGGTCGCACTTCGCGCCCTCAGTCAGGGTGTGCGTGCTCGGCTGCCCTTCGCGGTCGCCCAGTTCGCCGGACAGGTGCCGGTGAGCGGCACCCGCGCGGTGGTCTACTCCTTCGTGTACGGCGCGAAGGTTCCCCTCGCGTCGTGGGATGCGACACTCGCGGCATCCGTCGGCGCCGCCATCGGGAGCATCCATGCCCTCCCCTCCAGTGTTGTCTCCGACGCCGGCCTCCCCTCGATGACCGCGGCGGAGTGCCAGCGTGCGTGCGTGTCCATCGCCGATCGCGCGGCAGCGACCGGCCTGCTTCCCGCAGCACTCGTGGGTCGTTGGGAACGAGGGCTCGAGGATGCCCGGCTCTGGCAGTTCCAACCATCCGTGATTCACGGCTCCCTGGCCTCCGAGTCGATCCTCTCCGCGGGCGGCACAGTCACCGGCATCCTCGGCTGGCACGACCTCCGTGTCGGTGACCCGGCGAAGGATCTCCAGTTTGTGCTTGGCACGCGTAGCGAGTCGCTCGTCGAGAGCGCACTCGGTGCCTACCAGCGTGCGCGCGGGGCTCACGACCGCGAGTTGCTGCAGCGCGCTCGTCTCTATTCGGAACTGGAACTCGCACAGTGGCTGTTGCACGGCACCGAGATCCACAGCACCGAGATCGTCGACGACGCGGTGGAGCTGCTGACGGGGTTGGCCGACAGTCTCCGCACGGACGTCGTGAATCCTCTCGGCGCCCAGACGATGCCGACCATGGCCGTTGATGAGGTCGAAGCTCTTCTGGAGCGCACGCGCCGCGCGGTCTGA
- a CDS encoding YlbL family protein, which translates to MALFNDLAPDPAPSRRGRGWLGWGLLGFALAALIIIAMLPAPYVIERPGPVFDTLGDVEIDGEDVPMIQIPVEETYPTQGSLDMLTVNVSGSPSRPPSWFDIATAYVDPSKAILPMDLVYPPGTSLEDSNEQGRIDMENSQKEAIAAALTHLDYDFPSTLTVLDTATDSPADGVLEADDIITTVNGETPADVTELRALIAENGLDSAARVGIIRDGQAQTLSITPVMSDEAEPQPVVGIIVGSDFEFPFTVTIQLENVGGPSAGMMFALGIIDKLTEGPLTGGENIAGTGTITSTGEVGPIGGIVQKMWGAENAGADWFLAPSANCGEVDGHVPADLRVFSVETLDDALTALEAISSGEGLDELPTCSAP; encoded by the coding sequence GTGGCCCTCTTTAACGACCTCGCGCCCGATCCGGCGCCGTCTCGTCGTGGGCGCGGATGGCTCGGCTGGGGGCTGCTCGGATTCGCGCTCGCGGCGCTCATCATCATCGCGATGCTGCCGGCGCCCTACGTGATCGAGCGCCCGGGACCGGTCTTCGACACCCTCGGCGACGTCGAGATCGACGGCGAGGATGTGCCGATGATCCAGATCCCCGTAGAAGAGACCTATCCCACCCAGGGGTCCCTAGACATGCTCACCGTGAACGTCAGCGGAAGCCCGAGCCGGCCGCCGAGCTGGTTCGACATCGCAACCGCATACGTTGACCCGAGCAAGGCGATTCTCCCCATGGATCTCGTGTACCCGCCCGGCACGAGTCTCGAGGACTCCAACGAGCAGGGGCGCATCGACATGGAGAACTCGCAGAAGGAGGCGATCGCGGCAGCGCTCACACACCTCGACTACGACTTTCCGAGCACCCTCACGGTTCTCGACACCGCGACTGACTCGCCGGCCGACGGGGTTCTCGAGGCGGATGACATCATCACAACCGTCAACGGTGAGACCCCGGCGGATGTCACGGAGCTCCGCGCACTCATCGCCGAGAACGGTCTCGACTCCGCGGCGCGCGTTGGCATCATCCGTGACGGCCAAGCGCAAACGCTCAGCATCACACCGGTTATGAGCGACGAGGCGGAGCCTCAGCCGGTCGTCGGCATCATCGTAGGCAGCGACTTCGAGTTCCCGTTCACGGTCACGATCCAGCTCGAGAACGTGGGCGGACCGAGTGCGGGAATGATGTTCGCGCTCGGCATCATCGACAAACTCACCGAGGGCCCCCTCACGGGCGGCGAGAACATCGCCGGAACAGGCACGATCACCTCGACGGGTGAGGTCGGCCCCATCGGCGGCATTGTGCAGAAGATGTGGGGAGCGGAGAATGCGGGCGCCGACTGGTTCCTCGCGCCGTCCGCGAACTGTGGCGAGGTCGACGGTCACGTCCCCGCCGATCTTCGAGTGTTCTCCGTCGAGACCCTCGACGACGCGCTCACGGCTCTCGAGGCCATCAGCTCGGGGGAGGGGCTCGACGAGCTGCCGACCTGCTCCGCCCCCTAG